In the Oncorhynchus masou masou isolate Uvic2021 unplaced genomic scaffold, UVic_Omas_1.1 unplaced_scaffold_2948, whole genome shotgun sequence genome, one interval contains:
- the LOC135534048 gene encoding protein NLRC3-like, whose protein sequence is MFKRILSPELPQGFESQKQEVVDAEDEKQESSAREGALKITLHILRKMNQKELADTLEKNELAVICQRELKSNLKKKFQCVFEGIAKQGNPTLLNKIYTELYITEGGTGEVNNEHELRQIETTTRKQARPETAIKCNDIFKPLTGQDKPIRTVLTKGVAGIGKTVSVQKFILDWTEGKANQDVQFVFSFPFRELNLMKWEEHTLIELLNHFSIETRKSRISNYDKYKVLFIFDGLDECRLPLDFQKNKICCDVTKSTSVDVLLTNLIKGNLLPSALLWITARPAAANQIPSGCVDQVTEIRGFNDPQKEEYFRKRFSDEDLASRIISHIKTSRSLHIMCHIPVFCWISATVLEHILKHKREEVPKTLTEMYTHLVVFHTKQKNEKYLGKEVTGPPLSKESILSLGKLAFQQLVKGNLIFYEGDLKEAGIDVKEASVYSGLCTQILKEERGLYQDKVYCFVHLSIQEFLAAVYVFLSFINNNEDLMANPQSTSRNFSLLIRHKSKATVYKSAVDKALQSETGNLDLFLRFLLGLSLESNQKHLRGLLTKTRSSSQSHEETVKYIKEKIRENPSPERCINLFHCLNELNDRSLVEEIQSYLRSGSLSEAKLSPAQWSALVFVLLTSEKELDVFDLKKYSRSEEGLLRLLPVGKASELLCMKYIKKYI, encoded by the coding sequence ATGAGCTTGCGGTGATTTGCCAACGTGAACTCAAATCTAATCTAAAGAAGAAGTTTCAATGTGTATTTGAGGGGATCGCTAAACaaggaaacccaacacttctcaataagatctacacagagctctacatcacagagggtggaacaggagaggtcaataatgaacatgagctgagacagattgagacaacaaccaggaaacaagcaagaccagagactgcaatcaaatgtaacgatatcttcaaacccttaactggacaagacaaacctatcagaactgtgctgacaaagggagtcgctggcattggaaaaacagtctctgtgcagaagttcattctggactggactgaaggaaaagcaaatcaggatgtccaatttgtattttcattcccTTTTCGGGAGCTGAATTTGATGAAATGGGAAGAACACACTTTGATTGAACTTCTAAATCATTTCTCAATAGAAACCAGAAAATCAAGAATCTCCAACTACGACAAGTAcaaagttctgttcatctttgatggtctggatgagtgccgactgcccctagacttccagaagaacaagatcTGTTGTGACGTCACCAAGTCAACCTCAGTGGATGTTCTGCTGACAAATCTCATCAAGGGAaatctccttccctctgctctcctctggataaCTGCACGACCTGCAGCAGCCAATCAGATCCCTTCAGGGTGTGTTGACCAGGTGACAGAGAtacgagggttcaatgacccacagaaggaggagtacttcaggaagagattcagtgatgaggacctggccagcagaatcatctcacacataaagacatcaaggagcctccacatcatgtgccacattccagtcTTTTGTTGGATTTCTGCAACAGTCCTTGAACACATACTGAAACATAAGAGAGAAGAGGTGCCAaagactctgactgagatgtacacacaccttgTGGTGTTTCATACCAAACAGAAGAATGAAAAGTATCTTGGGAAAGAAGTGACAGGTCCTCCCCTCAGTAAAGAGAGCATTCTGTCACTGGGAAAACTGGCTTTTCAACAGCTTGTGAAGGGCAATCTGATTTTCTATGAAGGAGACCTGAAAGAGGCTGGCATTGATGTCAAGGAAGCCTCAGTGTACTCAGGATTGTGCACACAGATCTTGAAAGAGGAACGTGGTCTGTACCAGGACAAGGTGTACTGCTTCGTGcatctgagcattcaggagtttctggcTGCTGTATATGTGTTCCTCTCATTCATCAACAATAATGAAGATTTAATGGCGAATCCTCAATCAACGTCTAGGAACTTTTCTTTGTTGATCAGACACAAGAGTAAAGCTACTGTCTACAAGAGTGCTGTTGATAAAGCCTTACAAAGTGAGACAGGAAACCTGGACCTTTTCCTCCGCTTCCTTCTGGGCctctcactggagtccaatcagaagcacttacgaggtctactgacaaagacaagaagcagctcacagagccacgaagaaacagtcaagtacatcaaggagaagatcagggagaatccctctccagagaggtgcatcaatctgttccactgtctgaatgaactgaatgaccgttctctagtggaggagatccaaAGCTACCTGAGATCAGGAAGTCTGTCAGAAGCCAAACTCTCACCTGCACAGTGGtcagctctggtctttgtgttgctgacttcagaaaaggagctggatgtgtttgacctgaagaaatactccagatcagaggaaggtcttctgaggctgctgccagtAGGTAAAGCCTCAGAGCTGCTCTGTATGAAGTACATCAAGAAATACATTTAA